A genomic stretch from Flavobacterium nitratireducens includes:
- a CDS encoding MerR family transcriptional regulator translates to MNNVKTVFSIKDLENLSGVKAHTIRIWEKRYQILEPMRTDTNIRLYDLHSLQKLLNICFLNDYGYKISKIAKYSEEEVPTLVRQIISTKNAKNHAINAMKMAMMHFDQQLFFNTYDWLAEEKSFREIFQEVFIPLFEEIGLLWQTDTISPAHEHFMSYLIRQKIILNSEKLQVLSPTKTDKVFVLSLPVDEIHELGLMYLHYEILLAGYKSIYLGESMPVNFLSEMKKHFNSIVFVSCLTVMPDRDHVNQYVKEMVAELSGVSNELWFTGRLVSLIDQSFFADQILVFNTPQELIEKL, encoded by the coding sequence ATGAACAATGTTAAGACTGTTTTTAGTATAAAAGATTTAGAAAATCTATCTGGGGTTAAGGCGCATACTATACGTATTTGGGAAAAAAGATATCAAATTCTTGAACCTATGCGAACGGATACTAACATTCGCTTGTATGACTTGCACAGTTTGCAAAAATTACTAAATATTTGTTTTTTAAATGATTATGGTTATAAAATTTCCAAGATAGCCAAATATTCTGAAGAAGAAGTACCTACTTTAGTTAGGCAAATTATATCCACAAAAAATGCTAAAAATCATGCTATTAATGCTATGAAAATGGCGATGATGCATTTTGATCAGCAATTGTTTTTCAATACCTACGATTGGTTAGCTGAGGAGAAATCGTTTAGGGAAATTTTTCAAGAAGTCTTTATTCCTTTGTTTGAAGAAATTGGTTTGTTGTGGCAAACAGATACGATATCCCCTGCTCATGAGCATTTTATGAGCTATTTGATTCGTCAGAAAATAATTTTAAATTCAGAAAAACTTCAAGTTTTAAGTCCTACCAAAACGGATAAAGTGTTTGTTTTGTCATTGCCTGTTGATGAAATTCACGAACTAGGATTGATGTATTTGCATTATGAAATTTTGTTAGCTGGCTATAAAAGTATTTATCTAGGCGAAAGTATGCCGGTTAATTTTTTGAGCGAAATGAAAAAACATTTTAATTCTATAGTTTTTGTAAGCTGTTTAACAGTAATGCCTGATAGGGATCATGTAAATCAATATGTGAAGGAGATGGTGGCGGAGTTATCAGGTGTTTCTAATGAGTTGTGGTTTACTGGAAGATTAGTTTCGCTAATAGATCAATCTTTTTTTGCAGATCAAATACTGGTTTTTAATACACCGCAAGAATTAATTGAAAAGTTATAG
- a CDS encoding DUF4197 domain-containing protein: MKKAIALLFVCSLWGCAEMQQVLNQLPQTSGPIGTIDIAGGLKEALNNGISKQVSKLTATDGFFRNEAVKILLPEELRKVDAGLRRAGLSSLADEGLKVMNRAAEDAVREATPIFVSAVKNMSFTDAKGILLGNDTSATTYLENSTSIALYGKFNPVIKNSFTKVGADKVWSNIITKYNSLPLVTKVNPDLTDYVTKQAMSGVFKMIAVEEKNIRTNISARTSPLLLKVFAMQDNQ, translated from the coding sequence ATGAAAAAAGCAATCGCTTTATTATTCGTTTGTAGCCTATGGGGTTGCGCCGAAATGCAGCAAGTACTCAATCAACTCCCACAAACATCGGGACCAATAGGAACTATCGATATTGCAGGAGGATTGAAAGAAGCCTTAAACAATGGAATAAGCAAACAAGTTAGTAAACTAACGGCTACTGATGGATTTTTCAGAAATGAAGCTGTCAAAATACTTTTACCTGAAGAATTACGAAAAGTAGATGCTGGATTAAGACGAGCTGGACTGAGTTCTCTTGCCGATGAGGGGCTAAAAGTAATGAATCGAGCAGCAGAAGATGCCGTAAGAGAAGCTACTCCTATATTCGTTAGCGCAGTAAAAAACATGAGCTTTACCGATGCTAAAGGCATTTTATTAGGAAATGACACTTCAGCAACAACTTACTTGGAAAATTCAACTTCAATAGCCTTGTATGGAAAATTCAATCCGGTAATAAAAAACTCTTTTACCAAAGTAGGTGCCGATAAAGTTTGGTCAAACATCATCACAAAATACAATAGCCTTCCATTGGTTACAAAAGTAAACCCCGACTTAACCGATTATGTAACAAAACAAGCCATGAGTGGCGTTTTTAAAATGATTGCTGTTGAAGAAAAAAACATTCGTACTAACATCAGCGCCCGAACTTCACCACTGCTACTTAAAGTTTTTGCGATGCAAGACAACCAATAA
- a CDS encoding ion channel, protein MSFLDKINLKAVLDRNTGFGTNANSYGGRFINKNGVANVEKRGMHFLHRISWYHTMIDMPSWKFFGIIFSFYLLINFVFASIYFVIGMEHLDGIPLTYSQLVQFGQAYFFSAQTFTTVGYGHISPQGFVTSFIAATEALIGLLTFAIATGLFFGRFSKPTAFLKFSHNALIAPYKEGRALMVRMTPFKNTNFTDAEAKITLGMSVEENGVKVNKFYSLDLELSKINLLTLSWTLVHPIDDQSPLYDFTKEDFENTVGEILVFVKTFDELFSNTVAARTSYTFDEIVYGAKFVSMYERSGDKTKTILDLDKLNHYEIVEV, encoded by the coding sequence ATGTCCTTTTTAGATAAGATAAATTTGAAAGCGGTTTTAGACCGTAATACAGGTTTTGGAACCAATGCTAACAGTTATGGTGGGCGTTTTATTAATAAAAACGGGGTGGCCAATGTAGAAAAAAGAGGTATGCATTTTTTGCATCGTATTAGTTGGTACCACACTATGATTGATATGCCATCATGGAAGTTTTTTGGAATTATTTTCTCTTTTTATTTACTGATAAATTTTGTCTTTGCTTCTATTTATTTTGTTATAGGAATGGAACATTTGGATGGTATTCCTTTGACTTATAGTCAATTAGTGCAATTTGGGCAGGCTTATTTTTTTAGTGCGCAGACCTTTACTACTGTTGGTTATGGGCATATTAGTCCGCAAGGCTTTGTAACTAGTTTTATAGCAGCAACGGAGGCTTTGATAGGTTTGTTGACATTTGCAATCGCAACAGGATTGTTTTTTGGAAGATTTAGCAAGCCCACTGCATTTTTAAAATTTTCGCACAATGCTCTTATTGCTCCGTATAAAGAAGGGCGTGCTTTAATGGTAAGGATGACTCCTTTTAAGAATACAAATTTTACTGATGCGGAGGCAAAAATAACGTTAGGGATGAGCGTTGAAGAAAATGGAGTAAAGGTTAATAAATTTTATTCATTAGACTTAGAACTTTCTAAGATTAATTTGTTGACTTTGAGTTGGACTTTAGTGCATCCTATTGATGATCAGAGTCCTTTGTATGACTTTACTAAAGAAGATTTTGAGAATACTGTTGGTGAGATTTTAGTATTTGTAAAAACTTTTGATGAGCTATTTTCGAATACAGTAGCTGCACGAACTTCTTATACTTTTGATGAAATTGTTTATGGAGCAAAGTTTGTTTCGATGTATGAAAGGAGTGGAGATAAAACCAAAACAATTTTAGATTTGGATAAATTAAATCATTATGAAATAGTTGAGGTTTAA
- a CDS encoding SRPBCC family protein has protein sequence MKVYSKKSEQKVNASLEECWAFFSSPRNLQKITPPSMGFTITDFDEKNMYAGQIIQYKVSPLLGIKLTWVTEITMVKEQRYFIDEQRFGPYTLWHHKHFFEPSENGVLMTDLVHYALPLGFIGRIMNALVVKNKLNEIFEFRAKRVNEIFNAK, from the coding sequence ATGAAAGTCTATTCAAAAAAGAGCGAACAAAAAGTAAATGCATCTCTGGAAGAATGTTGGGCATTTTTTTCAAGTCCACGTAATTTGCAAAAAATTACGCCTCCATCTATGGGTTTTACTATTACCGATTTTGATGAAAAAAACATGTACGCGGGGCAAATTATTCAATACAAAGTTTCGCCTCTTTTAGGAATAAAACTTACTTGGGTTACTGAAATTACGATGGTGAAAGAGCAACGCTATTTTATAGACGAACAACGATTTGGTCCTTATACTTTGTGGCATCACAAACATTTTTTTGAGCCTTCTGAAAATGGGGTTCTAATGACAGACTTAGTGCATTATGCGCTACCATTGGGTTTTATAGGTCGTATTATGAATGCTTTAGTTGTTAAAAATAAACTCAATGAAATCTTTGAATTCAGAGCTAAAAGAGTAAACGAAATTTTTAATGCTAAATAA
- a CDS encoding sterol desaturase family protein: MISFLITIVVFLLMECVTWLTHKYVMHGFMWYFHADHHQPKYNHVFERNDIFFVIFALPSIVLFYLGAKADFNYLFFIGLGITLYGFCYFMIHDVLIHQRFKWFKHTKNKYLIGLRKAHKVHHKHLGKEEGECFGMLFVPFKYYKM, translated from the coding sequence ATGATTTCATTTTTAATTACAATAGTTGTTTTTCTTTTAATGGAATGTGTCACTTGGCTCACCCATAAATACGTAATGCATGGTTTTATGTGGTATTTTCATGCCGACCATCATCAGCCTAAATACAACCATGTATTTGAACGAAACGATATTTTCTTTGTCATTTTTGCTCTTCCTAGTATCGTTCTGTTTTACTTAGGAGCAAAGGCCGATTTTAATTATTTGTTTTTCATCGGTCTGGGTATTACACTGTATGGTTTTTGTTACTTTATGATTCATGATGTTTTAATTCATCAGCGTTTTAAATGGTTCAAGCATACTAAAAATAAATACTTAATTGGTTTACGAAAAGCACACAAAGTCCATCATAAACATTTAGGAAAGGAAGAAGGAGAATGTTTCGGAATGTTATTCGTGCCTTTCAAATACTATAAAATGTAA
- a CDS encoding cryptochrome/photolyase family protein, with product MGLFYALQSEYPVIPLFIFDEAILNSLPKDDARVAFIYDSLSEINKELNTFQSSLLIKKGNTQEVWQTLIKEFEVKKVFFNKDYEPYAIQRDETICELLEQNNSLTYSFKDQVIFEEKEITKADGLPYTVYTPYKNKWLEHFNQLKPLLEYDTTEFYTNFYQSNFDFPSLEQIGFVRSAIKVKPYTLNTLANYQDTRDFPAVDATSYLSPHLRFGTVSIRKMVNFAVKTNAAFLSELIWREFFMQILYHFPKVVTHNFKSAYDGIQWRNNEEDFKRWCEGRTGYPMVDAGMRQLNETGYMHNRVRMVVASFLCKHLLIQWQWGEAYFAQKLLDYDLSANVGNWQWAAGTGCDAAPYFRVFNPDIQLKKFDEKGIYIRKWIPEFDLGYGKPMVDHAMARDRAIATYKAGILN from the coding sequence ATAGGTTTATTCTATGCTTTACAATCTGAATATCCTGTAATTCCCTTGTTTATATTTGATGAAGCTATATTGAATTCCTTGCCTAAAGATGATGCAAGAGTTGCTTTTATTTATGACTCTCTCTCTGAAATCAATAAGGAATTAAATACATTTCAAAGTTCCCTTTTAATTAAAAAAGGCAACACTCAGGAAGTTTGGCAAACTCTTATTAAAGAATTTGAAGTTAAAAAAGTCTTTTTTAATAAGGATTATGAGCCGTATGCTATTCAGCGTGACGAGACCATTTGTGAATTATTAGAACAAAATAATTCTTTAACTTATTCTTTTAAAGACCAAGTCATTTTTGAAGAAAAAGAAATCACAAAAGCCGATGGATTGCCTTATACGGTTTATACACCTTATAAAAATAAATGGTTAGAACATTTCAATCAATTGAAGCCACTTCTCGAGTACGATACCACGGAATTTTATACTAATTTTTACCAGTCTAATTTTGATTTTCCATCATTGGAACAAATAGGTTTTGTGCGAAGTGCTATCAAAGTAAAACCATATACTTTAAACACATTAGCCAATTATCAGGATACCAGAGATTTTCCTGCTGTCGATGCTACTTCTTATTTGTCACCTCATTTGCGTTTTGGAACGGTGAGTATTCGTAAAATGGTCAATTTTGCAGTGAAAACGAATGCAGCTTTTTTGAGCGAATTGATTTGGAGGGAGTTTTTTATGCAAATTTTGTATCATTTCCCTAAAGTAGTTACCCATAATTTCAAATCGGCTTATGATGGAATTCAATGGCGCAATAACGAAGAAGATTTTAAGCGTTGGTGCGAAGGCCGAACAGGTTATCCTATGGTCGATGCCGGCATGCGACAACTCAATGAAACGGGCTATATGCACAACCGTGTTCGTATGGTTGTTGCTAGTTTTTTATGTAAGCATTTATTAATTCAATGGCAATGGGGCGAAGCTTATTTTGCGCAGAAATTATTGGATTATGATTTGTCAGCCAATGTTGGTAACTGGCAATGGGCAGCTGGTACAGGATGTGATGCAGCACCTTATTTTCGAGTTTTTAATCCCGATATCCAATTAAAAAAGTTTGATGAAAAAGGGATTTACATTCGTAAATGGATTCCTGAATTTGATTTAGGTTATGGCAAACCAATGGTCGATCATGCTATGGCTAGAGACAGAGCCATTGCTACTTATAAAGCGGGGATTCTTAACTAA
- a CDS encoding SDR family oxidoreductase: protein MTILLTGATGYIGKRLLPILVAKGHHVVCCVRDKNRFFVPTEYRNQVEVVEIDFLKKESLLKIPESIDAAYYLIHSMSSSIANYDELERISAENFVERANQTQVKQVIYLSGIVNDQSLSKHLSSRKRVETILSTGNFAATTLRAGIIVGSGSASFEIIRDLVNRLPVMVTPKWLNTKCQPIAINDVLEFLSKSLLNPVTYNQSFDIGGPDILTYKEMLLGFAKAKKLKRWIFTVPVMTPKLSSYWLYFVTATSYKLATALVSSMKVEVVCKDTHINQLLAVTPMSYEMALSKALLKVEEDQVASSWKDSLVSGRFKNNISEFLKVPKKGCFIDRRKKEIINRELTIERIWSIGGETGWYYGNWLWNIRGFIDKLVGGVGLRRGRTNKHSIHAGDVLDFWRVLYADKEKGKLILFAEMKLPGEAWLEFKIIGNTLYQSATFKPRGIWGKLYWYSVFPFHGFIFEGMLNRLIR, encoded by the coding sequence ATGACTATTCTCTTAACAGGTGCTACAGGTTACATTGGAAAACGACTTTTGCCTATTTTAGTTGCCAAGGGTCACCATGTAGTATGCTGTGTAAGGGACAAAAATCGTTTTTTTGTACCCACTGAATACCGAAACCAAGTGGAAGTCGTCGAAATTGATTTTTTAAAAAAAGAAAGCCTATTAAAAATCCCCGAATCCATTGATGCGGCTTATTATTTAATACACTCCATGTCTAGTTCAATTGCTAATTATGATGAACTAGAACGTATTTCGGCCGAAAATTTCGTAGAGAGAGCAAACCAAACCCAAGTAAAACAAGTAATTTATCTAAGCGGAATTGTTAATGACCAATCATTATCCAAACATTTATCCTCTAGAAAAAGGGTAGAAACAATTCTTAGTACTGGAAATTTTGCCGCTACGACTTTAAGAGCAGGAATTATTGTAGGTTCAGGAAGTGCCTCGTTTGAAATCATTCGAGACTTAGTTAACAGACTACCCGTGATGGTAACGCCAAAATGGCTTAATACTAAATGCCAACCCATTGCTATTAATGATGTTTTAGAATTTTTATCAAAATCATTATTAAATCCAGTAACGTACAATCAGAGTTTTGATATTGGCGGACCCGATATTCTTACTTATAAAGAAATGCTTTTGGGTTTTGCTAAAGCTAAAAAACTAAAACGCTGGATTTTTACAGTTCCGGTCATGACACCCAAATTATCTTCGTACTGGTTGTATTTTGTAACTGCTACCTCTTACAAACTAGCGACTGCTCTTGTAAGTAGTATGAAAGTAGAAGTAGTATGCAAAGACACTCATATCAATCAATTATTAGCTGTTACACCAATGTCCTATGAAATGGCTTTATCTAAAGCTTTGCTCAAAGTAGAAGAAGATCAGGTTGCTTCAAGCTGGAAAGACTCTCTTGTTAGTGGACGTTTTAAAAATAACATATCCGAATTTCTAAAAGTTCCTAAAAAAGGTTGTTTCATTGACCGCCGAAAAAAAGAAATCATCAACCGAGAATTAACCATTGAACGCATTTGGTCCATTGGCGGCGAAACAGGTTGGTATTATGGTAATTGGCTATGGAATATTAGAGGTTTTATCGATAAATTAGTGGGCGGTGTGGGTTTAAGAAGAGGTCGCACAAACAAACATTCTATCCATGCTGGAGATGTTTTAGACTTTTGGCGTGTTTTATATGCCGACAAAGAGAAAGGAAAATTGATTCTTTTTGCCGAAATGAAACTTCCAGGAGAAGCCTGGCTTGAATTCAAAATCATTGGAAACACTCTTTATCAATCGGCGACTTTTAAACCTAGAGGCATTTGGGGAAAATTGTATTGGTATTCGGTTTTCCCTTTTCACGGGTTTATTTTTGAAGGGATGTTGAATCGATTGATTAGATAA
- a CDS encoding phytoene/squalene synthase family protein: protein MKQLFDEVSFKCSKLVTKDYSTSFSLAVYMLSPSIRDAIYSIYGFVRFADEIVDSFHGFDKESLINEFEKEYYKACQYGISLNPILNSFQHTVKQFNISDDLIQAFLKSMKMDLIKQDYHSKAEYDEYIYGSADVVGLMCLKVFVKGNDQKYEQLKDEAMRLGSAFQKVNFLRDLRDDNLILNRNYFPGVDLKSFDEESKKAIIEEINEDFRVAYQGIVKLPIEAKFGVYTAYVYYKKLLRKLENTPCKEIGNTRIRVSNYTKATLLAQSFVTYKLRLVE from the coding sequence ATGAAGCAGTTATTTGATGAAGTTTCTTTTAAATGCAGTAAGTTAGTTACTAAAGATTACAGTACTTCATTTTCTTTGGCGGTTTATATGCTTTCGCCAAGTATTAGAGATGCTATTTATAGTATTTATGGTTTTGTACGTTTTGCAGACGAAATTGTCGATTCTTTTCATGGTTTTGATAAAGAAAGTCTCATCAATGAATTTGAAAAAGAATATTACAAAGCCTGTCAATATGGAATTAGTTTGAATCCTATTTTAAATTCTTTTCAGCATACCGTTAAGCAATTCAATATCTCGGATGATTTAATTCAAGCTTTCTTAAAAAGTATGAAAATGGATTTAATCAAGCAAGACTATCATTCTAAGGCAGAATATGACGAATACATTTATGGTTCGGCAGATGTAGTAGGTTTGATGTGTTTGAAAGTTTTTGTAAAAGGAAACGATCAAAAATACGAGCAGTTAAAGGATGAAGCGATGCGATTGGGTTCGGCATTTCAAAAAGTAAATTTTCTTAGAGATTTAAGAGATGATAATTTAATTCTGAATCGAAATTATTTTCCAGGTGTTGATTTGAAATCATTTGATGAAGAGTCAAAAAAAGCCATTATTGAAGAGATAAATGAAGATTTTAGAGTGGCTTATCAAGGAATTGTAAAGTTGCCTATAGAAGCTAAATTTGGAGTATATACAGCCTATGTTTATTACAAAAAATTATTGCGTAAACTAGAAAATACTCCTTGTAAAGAAATTGGCAATACCCGAATCAGAGTGTCTAATTACACTAAAGCAACGTTGTTAGCGCAATCTTTTGTTACCTATAAATTGCGCTTAGTCGAATAA
- a CDS encoding SDR family NAD(P)-dependent oxidoreductase gives MKNIVIIGGSKGIGNAILKQQLEHNYIYNISRNAPEITHPHLKHFSVDVLQDTLPEIENIDSLIYCPGSINLKPISSISLDDFRKDFEINVIGAVKCIQHYLPTLKKGNKPSIVLFSTVAAKLGMPFHASIATAKSAVEGLVKSLGAEFASSIRINAIAPTITETTLAASILRNDRMRENMIERHPMKGYLQAQEVAEMADFLLSDKAKSISGQVFEMDYGIVSMKL, from the coding sequence ATGAAAAACATTGTTATTATTGGTGGAAGTAAAGGAATTGGAAATGCGATTTTAAAACAACAATTAGAGCATAATTACATTTACAATATTAGCAGAAATGCGCCTGAAATCACGCATCCTCATTTAAAACATTTTTCGGTAGATGTATTGCAAGATACACTACCTGAAATAGAAAATATTGATTCGCTTATCTATTGTCCTGGTTCAATTAATCTAAAACCCATTAGCAGCATAAGTCTAGATGATTTTAGAAAAGATTTTGAAATCAATGTAATTGGAGCCGTAAAATGCATTCAACACTATTTACCAACTCTTAAAAAAGGGAACAAGCCTTCTATTGTATTATTTAGTACCGTAGCTGCAAAATTAGGAATGCCTTTTCATGCCAGTATTGCTACTGCAAAATCAGCGGTAGAAGGATTAGTAAAAAGTCTTGGAGCTGAATTTGCTTCCTCTATACGCATCAACGCCATTGCTCCTACCATTACTGAAACTACCCTTGCAGCATCCATTCTTAGAAATGATCGAATGAGAGAAAATATGATTGAACGTCACCCAATGAAAGGCTACTTGCAAGCTCAGGAAGTTGCCGAAATGGCTGATTTTTTACTATCAGATAAAGCAAAATCCATCTCTGGACAAGTCTTTGAAATGGATTATGGAATTGTATCAATGAAACTATAA
- the purU gene encoding formyltetrahydrofolate deformylase, with product MHKITILIHCEDQKAIISSVTNYIAGIEGNIIYLDQHVDAHENVFFMRLECEFNTPNWDLEAIKKDFQTNLADKFNMSWEIYTQEYKPRMALFISKYDHCLYDILGRYSAGELPLEIPLIISNHEDLRGVAERFEIPFHHVPFTKTIKEEGEKQQIALLKQYDINFIVLARYMQIITPKLIELYKNKIINIHHSFLPAFPGAKPYHSAFARGVKIIGATSHYVTEELDEGPIIEQDITRVTHSHSIEDFIVKGRDLERSVLARAIKLHAERKTMVYNNKTVIFS from the coding sequence ATGCACAAAATAACGATACTAATCCACTGCGAAGACCAAAAAGCAATTATTTCCTCTGTAACCAATTATATCGCAGGAATTGAAGGAAATATTATTTATCTTGACCAACATGTAGATGCGCACGAAAATGTTTTCTTCATGCGTTTAGAATGCGAGTTCAATACTCCTAATTGGGATTTAGAAGCTATAAAAAAAGATTTTCAAACAAATTTAGCCGATAAATTCAATATGTCTTGGGAAATTTATACCCAAGAATACAAACCAAGAATGGCGCTTTTTATATCTAAATACGATCACTGTTTATATGATATCCTAGGACGTTACAGCGCTGGTGAATTACCATTAGAAATACCACTTATTATCAGCAACCATGAAGATTTAAGAGGTGTCGCTGAACGTTTTGAAATTCCTTTCCACCATGTACCTTTTACTAAAACCATTAAAGAAGAAGGTGAGAAACAACAAATTGCTTTACTAAAACAATACGATATTAACTTTATTGTATTAGCGCGTTACATGCAAATCATTACACCTAAATTGATTGAATTATACAAAAACAAAATCATTAATATCCATCATTCATTTTTACCTGCTTTCCCAGGAGCAAAACCTTACCATTCCGCATTTGCAAGAGGAGTTAAAATTATTGGTGCGACAAGCCATTATGTAACAGAAGAATTAGATGAAGGACCAATTATTGAACAAGATATTACTAGAGTGACTCACAGCCATTCTATAGAAGATTTCATTGTTAAAGGTCGTGATTTAGAAAGAAGTGTCTTAGCAAGAGCCATAAAATTACACGCCGAACGCAAAACAATGGTCTACAATAACAAAACGGTTATTTTCTCTTAA
- a CDS encoding phytoene desaturase family protein, with protein MKKKITIIGSGFSALSAACYLAKSGHEVSVYEKNASIGGRARQLKKEGFTFDMGPSWYWMPDVFERFFADFDKKPSDYYELIKLSPAYQVYFGVNDFIAIADNLDEIVATFESVEKGSGTALRQFMAKAKSNYDIAIKDLVYRPGVSPLELITVETAKKIGQFFSNISRDVRKQFKNEKLIQILEFPVLFLGAKPSDTPSFYSFMNFADFGLGTWHPKTGMFDVVQAMEDLAKELGIQFYFNSNVEKIIVENKIAKAIVVNGNRIDSDIVLSGADYHHTETLLQAEHRMYSEKYWESRVFAPSSLLFYIGFNKKLENISHHMLFFDTDFNAHAKAIYDEPHWPAAPLFYANFPSITDPTAAPEGMESAFFLVPLAPGIEDTPELRETYFEKIMLRFEQLTGQSIKKNIIFKESFCKNDFVEQYNSYKGNAYGMANTLLQTAFLRPKLKSQKVRNLYFTGQLTVPGPGVPPALISGKLVSNLIDKQFLNE; from the coding sequence ATGAAAAAGAAAATTACAATAATAGGATCTGGTTTTTCGGCATTGTCAGCGGCTTGTTATTTAGCAAAAAGCGGGCATGAGGTTTCGGTATATGAAAAAAATGCCTCAATAGGAGGTAGAGCTAGGCAATTAAAAAAAGAAGGTTTTACCTTTGATATGGGTCCTAGTTGGTATTGGATGCCGGATGTTTTTGAACGTTTTTTTGCCGACTTTGATAAAAAACCTAGCGATTATTATGAGTTAATCAAATTAAGTCCGGCTTATCAAGTTTATTTTGGAGTGAACGATTTTATTGCCATTGCAGATAATTTAGATGAAATCGTTGCTACTTTTGAGTCTGTAGAAAAAGGAAGTGGGACAGCACTTCGCCAATTTATGGCAAAAGCCAAGAGTAATTATGATATTGCTATAAAAGATTTGGTTTACCGTCCTGGAGTATCACCTTTGGAATTAATTACTGTGGAAACGGCAAAGAAAATCGGTCAGTTTTTTAGTAATATAAGCCGTGATGTTAGGAAGCAATTCAAAAATGAAAAGTTGATTCAGATTTTAGAATTTCCTGTTTTGTTTTTGGGTGCTAAACCTTCTGATACACCTTCATTTTACAGTTTTATGAATTTTGCCGATTTTGGTTTGGGAACGTGGCATCCTAAAACAGGGATGTTTGATGTGGTGCAAGCTATGGAAGATTTGGCCAAAGAATTAGGTATTCAGTTTTATTTCAACTCGAATGTTGAAAAAATAATCGTAGAAAATAAAATTGCTAAAGCCATCGTTGTAAATGGTAACCGAATCGATTCGGATATAGTATTGAGTGGTGCCGATTATCATCACACTGAAACGCTGTTGCAAGCAGAACACCGAATGTATTCTGAAAAATATTGGGAATCAAGAGTTTTTGCTCCTTCTTCCTTGTTGTTTTATATTGGTTTTAATAAAAAACTAGAAAACATTTCGCATCACATGTTGTTCTTTGATACCGATTTTAACGCTCACGCAAAAGCAATCTATGATGAACCGCATTGGCCTGCAGCACCTTTGTTTTATGCTAATTTTCCATCAATAACTGACCCAACGGCAGCACCAGAAGGCATGGAATCGGCTTTTTTCTTGGTTCCTTTAGCACCTGGAATCGAAGATACGCCTGAATTAAGAGAAACATATTTTGAAAAAATCATGCTTCGTTTTGAGCAACTTACAGGACAAAGTATCAAGAAAAATATTATATTTAAGGAGTCTTTTTGTAAGAATGATTTTGTGGAGCAATACAACTCCTACAAAGGCAATGCTTATGGGATGGCAAATACTTTATTACAGACGGCTTTTTTAAGACCAAAACTGAAAAGTCAAAAAGTTCGTAATTTATATTTTACGGGACAACTAACAGTTCCTGGTCCAGGAGTTCCTCCTGCTTTGATTTCAGGGAAGTTAGTATCTAATTTGATTGACAAACAATTTCTAAATGAATAG